A stretch of the Parabacteroides timonensis genome encodes the following:
- a CDS encoding RagB/SusD family nutrient uptake outer membrane protein, whose product MKLKYILPVLISVFSMTSCNDFLDREPLDNITPEAFFWSESDLAAYTIKQYSFTTHDGWNLGTWKNDNDTDNQVTGSFNSRWVPGEWRVNESFSTRGDDPWNFDKIRNLNYFLEIAVPRWKNGEINGTETNIKHYIGEAYFMRAWQYLSKLQTLGDFPIVRNTLPDEQQALTEASYRRPRNEVARFIISDLDSAIMLMNNNPAGGKNRITRNAALLVKSRAALFEASWETYHKGTNRVPGGPGWPGASTAYLKDYTINIDSEISYFLDEAMKAAEEVADNVSLTMNNFGEKLDNPYYAQFAAENMEGYEEILLWRAYDMEYKEKHSAGYYLQRGGGNSGFTRDFVETFLCEDGLPIYASSKYVGDNTIADVKANRDFRLQLFMKEPGELLSELSDVDTFGYPDILAKQEVRAVTGYCLRKGMPHTWYRDGDYCVEGSHVFRAVEAYLNYIEASCLKNGGSSIDSKADSYWKAIRERVGLPVNYQQTVAATDLAKEKDWAVYSGSQPVSKLLYNIRRERRCELMEEGFRMNDLKRWRALDQVKNYQVEGFKLWGPMQYEYVDNQGNSTLIPEGTEGKTANVSSQKNSVYLRPYQIIKTSNLVYDGYNWCDAHYLSPIAMQHFRITATDPENGETSVIYQNPGWPLKANAGAIGY is encoded by the coding sequence ATGAAACTGAAATATATCTTACCCGTATTGATAAGTGTGTTTTCCATGACATCATGTAATGATTTTCTGGATAGGGAACCGCTGGACAATATTACGCCCGAAGCTTTTTTCTGGAGCGAAAGCGATCTGGCTGCTTATACGATCAAACAATATAGTTTTACCACACATGACGGTTGGAATCTGGGTACATGGAAAAATGATAACGATACCGATAATCAGGTGACAGGTTCTTTCAACAGCCGTTGGGTACCTGGCGAATGGAGAGTGAACGAATCTTTTTCTACCAGGGGAGACGATCCGTGGAATTTCGATAAAATAAGGAACCTGAATTATTTCCTTGAAATAGCGGTACCTCGCTGGAAAAACGGGGAAATAAACGGGACGGAAACCAATATCAAACATTATATCGGAGAAGCCTATTTTATGCGTGCCTGGCAGTATTTGAGCAAACTTCAGACATTGGGTGATTTTCCGATTGTCCGTAACACGTTGCCGGACGAACAACAAGCTTTGACGGAAGCCAGTTACCGGCGTCCGAGAAATGAAGTAGCTCGCTTTATCATTTCTGATCTGGATTCTGCGATTATGTTGATGAATAATAACCCGGCCGGCGGTAAAAACCGGATTACACGTAATGCCGCTTTATTGGTAAAATCGAGAGCTGCCCTCTTTGAAGCAAGTTGGGAAACCTATCATAAAGGGACGAACCGTGTTCCTGGTGGACCTGGTTGGCCCGGAGCTTCTACCGCTTATTTGAAAGATTATACGATTAATATCGATAGTGAAATCTCTTATTTCCTGGACGAGGCGATGAAAGCGGCTGAGGAAGTAGCCGATAATGTTTCTTTGACCATGAATAATTTCGGAGAAAAGCTGGATAATCCGTATTATGCACAGTTTGCTGCGGAAAATATGGAAGGATACGAGGAAATATTACTCTGGCGGGCTTATGATATGGAATATAAAGAGAAGCATTCAGCCGGTTATTATTTGCAGCGCGGAGGAGGAAATTCGGGTTTTACCAGGGATTTCGTAGAAACATTCCTTTGTGAGGATGGTCTTCCGATTTATGCATCTTCCAAATATGTGGGTGATAATACGATCGCAGATGTGAAGGCGAACCGTGATTTCCGTTTGCAACTGTTTATGAAAGAACCGGGCGAGTTGTTGAGTGAACTGTCGGATGTCGACACATTCGGATATCCGGATATTCTGGCTAAACAGGAGGTTCGTGCCGTAACCGGTTATTGCCTGCGTAAGGGAATGCCGCATACCTGGTATCGTGACGGGGATTATTGTGTGGAAGGTTCGCATGTATTTCGTGCGGTAGAAGCTTATCTTAATTATATCGAGGCTTCCTGTTTGAAGAACGGTGGAAGCAGTATCGACAGCAAAGCGGATTCTTATTGGAAAGCAATTCGTGAACGTGTTGGTCTTCCGGTGAATTATCAGCAGACAGTTGCGGCCACCGACCTGGCAAAGGAAAAAGACTGGGCTGTATATTCCGGCAGTCAGCCTGTTTCAAAATTACTGTACAACATCCGTCGTGAACGTCGTTGTGAATTAATGGAAGAAGGCTTCCGTATGAATGACCTGAAACGCTGGAGAGCATTGGATCAGGTAAAGAATTATCAGGTGGAAGGTTTCAAACTCTGGGGACCTATGCAGTATGAATATGTGGATAATCAAGGGAATTCGACTTTGATACCGGAAGGTACGGAAGGGAAGACGGCTAATGTTTCCAGTCAGAAGAACAGTGTCTATTTGCGTCCTTACCAGATCATTAAAACGTCCAACCTTGTTTACGATGGATATAACTGGTGTGATGCTCATTACCTGAGCCCGATCGCCATGCAACATTTCCGCATTACGGCTACTGATCCTGAAAACGGAGAAACTTCTGTGATCTATCAGAACCCGGGATGGCCGCTGAAAGCAAATGCCGGTGCAATAGGTTATTGA
- a CDS encoding glycoside hydrolase family 16 protein, producing MKKTLLGLLACIGVMCVLSCTQQPKEWKLVWEDNFDQADGFDPASWSKIPRGGSDWNNYMSDFDSCYAMRDGKLILRGLVNYSLPTDTAPFITGGVYTKDKVGFNNGRLEIHAKLNGATGAWPAFWLLPQDGKWPNGGEIDIMERLNNDSIAYQTVHSNYTFNLGIKDNPKQGSTGLINRDDFNTYTVEMYADSLVFFINDNHTFTYPRIETDKEGQYPFSDSQFYLLLDMQLGGSWVGAVEPADLPVEMEIDWVRFYQKQ from the coding sequence ATGAAGAAAACTTTATTAGGACTTTTAGCCTGTATCGGTGTAATGTGTGTACTATCATGTACCCAGCAGCCCAAAGAGTGGAAATTGGTTTGGGAAGATAATTTTGATCAGGCGGATGGTTTCGATCCGGCCTCCTGGAGTAAGATACCCCGTGGAGGATCAGACTGGAATAATTATATGTCCGACTTCGATTCCTGTTATGCTATGCGTGACGGGAAACTGATTCTGCGCGGATTGGTTAATTATAGTTTGCCTACCGATACAGCTCCTTTTATTACCGGTGGAGTTTATACGAAAGATAAAGTCGGCTTTAACAACGGTCGTTTGGAAATCCATGCCAAACTTAACGGTGCCACCGGTGCATGGCCTGCCTTCTGGTTGTTGCCACAGGATGGAAAATGGCCGAACGGAGGTGAGATTGATATAATGGAACGTCTAAATAATGATAGTATTGCTTATCAGACAGTTCATTCAAATTATACCTTCAACCTGGGTATCAAAGATAATCCAAAGCAAGGTAGTACAGGTTTGATAAACAGGGACGACTTCAACACATATACCGTTGAGATGTATGCAGACAGTCTTGTATTTTTCATTAACGATAACCATACGTTCACTTATCCGCGTATCGAAACAGACAAGGAAGGGCAATATCCGTTCAGCGATAGCCAGTTCTATCTTTTGCTCGATATGCAGCTTGGAGGTAGTTGGGTTGGAGCAGTCGAACCTGCTGATCTTCCTGTGGAAATGGAGATCGACTGGGTACGTTTTTATCAGAAGCAATAA
- a CDS encoding aminotransferase class V-fold PLP-dependent enzyme, with the protein MLDIQAIRKDFPILEHKIYDKPLIYFDNGATTQKPRQVVEKIESGYYNVNANIHRGVHFLSQAATEAHEEARKTVQSFLNARSSNEIIFTRGTTEAINLIASSFTDECMSAGDEVILSVMEHHSNIVPWQIQAAKKGIALKVIPMNEKGELDMDKFRELFSERTKLVSVTHVSNVLGTINPVKEIIEEAHNHEVPVLIDGAQAVPHLAVDVQELDAEFYVFSGHKVYGPTGIGVLYGKEEWLDKLPPYQGGGEMIATVSFEKTTFNELPFKFEAGTPDYIGSTALAEALRYVNRLGMNNIAAYEEELLRYATDKLNAIEGMRIFGQAADKGAVLSFLVGNIHHYDMGMLLDRLGIAVRTGHHCAQPLMQALGIEGTVRASFSFYNTKEEIDVFAAGIERVRKMF; encoded by the coding sequence ATGTTAGATATACAAGCTATCCGGAAAGATTTTCCAATATTGGAGCATAAGATATACGATAAACCGCTCATTTATTTCGATAATGGAGCTACTACTCAAAAGCCCCGCCAGGTGGTAGAGAAGATTGAAAGCGGCTATTACAATGTGAATGCCAATATTCACCGTGGTGTTCATTTCCTGAGTCAAGCGGCTACCGAAGCACATGAAGAGGCTCGTAAAACCGTGCAGTCGTTTTTGAATGCACGTTCATCCAACGAAATTATTTTTACACGCGGAACAACGGAGGCGATCAACCTGATTGCATCCAGTTTCACCGACGAGTGCATGTCGGCGGGTGATGAAGTGATCCTTTCCGTTATGGAGCACCATTCCAATATCGTTCCCTGGCAGATACAGGCCGCAAAGAAAGGAATTGCACTGAAGGTGATTCCGATGAACGAGAAAGGTGAACTCGATATGGATAAGTTCCGCGAACTGTTCTCGGAACGTACGAAGCTGGTATCTGTTACCCATGTATCGAATGTGCTGGGGACTATCAACCCGGTAAAGGAAATAATCGAGGAAGCACATAATCATGAAGTTCCGGTGTTGATAGATGGTGCACAGGCTGTTCCTCACCTGGCAGTGGATGTACAGGAACTGGATGCGGAATTCTATGTTTTTTCAGGGCATAAGGTATATGGCCCGACGGGTATCGGCGTGCTCTACGGCAAAGAAGAGTGGCTGGATAAACTTCCTCCTTACCAGGGTGGTGGAGAGATGATTGCAACTGTTTCCTTTGAGAAAACGACTTTCAACGAATTACCGTTTAAGTTTGAAGCCGGTACGCCCGATTATATCGGTAGTACGGCTTTGGCAGAGGCCTTACGTTATGTGAATCGTTTGGGGATGAATAATATTGCGGCTTATGAAGAAGAACTGTTGCGTTATGCGACTGATAAACTGAACGCTATCGAAGGAATGCGTATATTCGGACAGGCGGCAGATAAAGGAGCCGTACTTTCTTTCCTGGTCGGTAATATTCATCATTATGATATGGGGATGTTATTGGATCGCCTGGGAATAGCTGTCCGTACCGGCCATCATTGTGCACAGCCGCTGATGCAGGCGTTAGGTATAGAAGGAACTGTCCGTGCTTCATTCTCTTTCTACAATACAAAGGAAGAAATAGATGTCTTTGCCGCCGGGATAGAACGTGTAAGAAAAATGTTTTAA
- a CDS encoding VanZ family protein, producing the protein MLYYLKKYPISLTIIVVVIYLSFFKPPSMEIGKIPGIDKVAHICMYAGLSGMLWVEFLRNHRKYDEVLWHAWIGAVLCPILMSGAIELLQEYCTSYRGGDWFDFLANISGVTLATLFSYFVLRPWMMRKKMID; encoded by the coding sequence ATGTTATATTATCTGAAGAAATATCCAATATCCTTGACAATTATAGTAGTTGTAATCTATTTGTCGTTCTTCAAACCGCCTTCCATGGAGATCGGTAAGATACCGGGGATAGATAAGGTGGCTCATATTTGTATGTATGCCGGATTGTCCGGGATGTTGTGGGTAGAGTTCTTGCGTAATCACCGGAAGTATGACGAGGTGTTGTGGCATGCCTGGATAGGTGCGGTGCTTTGCCCTATCCTGATGAGTGGAGCAATCGAACTATTACAGGAATATTGTACATCTTACAGGGGAGGAGACTGGTTTGATTTTCTGGCCAATATAAGCGGAGTTACCCTGGCCACCTTGTTCTCTTATTTCGTATTGCGGCCTTGGATGATGAGGAAGAAGATGATAGATTAA
- a CDS encoding HU family DNA-binding protein: MAAEYKMERNPNPKGDSEQQALHPRLISQGTVGTDDIARYAQTVSTISEADMKGALAVLAQYAAYQLREGYTVYIEGIGYLTPTLQSRPVMETKELRSESVHFKNVAFRCDKELKHKLKSMHIYKAHTPKLKEFDMNERRRRLLQYLDRNEYITSTDYAVLNHCSKYGAQQDLKRFTDEGVIRQSGYRSSTNYRKSK; the protein is encoded by the coding sequence ATGGCAGCAGAATATAAGATGGAACGGAATCCGAACCCCAAGGGTGACAGTGAACAACAAGCATTACATCCCCGCCTGATATCGCAGGGAACAGTGGGAACCGACGATATCGCCCGCTATGCACAAACCGTATCGACCATCTCGGAAGCCGACATGAAAGGAGCATTGGCCGTATTGGCACAGTATGCCGCCTATCAATTGCGCGAAGGCTACACCGTCTACATCGAAGGAATAGGGTACCTCACCCCCACCTTGCAATCGCGTCCGGTGATGGAGACCAAAGAGCTACGCAGCGAATCGGTACATTTCAAGAATGTAGCCTTCCGGTGTGACAAGGAATTGAAGCATAAATTGAAATCAATGCATATCTACAAGGCACATACCCCGAAGCTGAAAGAATTCGACATGAACGAACGCCGCCGACGCCTCCTGCAATACCTCGACCGGAACGAATATATCACCTCCACCGACTACGCTGTCCTCAACCATTGTAGCAAATACGGTGCACAACAAGACCTGAAAAGATTTACGGATGAAGGCGTCATCAGACAATCGGGATACCGCAGTTCGACCAATTACAGGAAAAGTAAATGA
- a CDS encoding ribonuclease HII, translating into MLLPYMEADRIEAGCDEAGRGCLAGSVFAAAVILPPDFKNDDLNDSKQLSEKKRYALRPIIEQEAIAWAVGIVTPEEIDKINILKASFLAMHRAIDQLKVRPEHLLIDGNRFTPYPEINHTTVVKGDGKYLSIAAASILAKTYRDDYMDELAKEYPDYHWTENKGYPTKAHREAIRAVGITPYHRKTFTLLPEQLELKF; encoded by the coding sequence ATGTTATTACCTTATATGGAAGCCGACCGGATAGAAGCCGGGTGTGATGAAGCGGGACGCGGATGCCTGGCTGGTTCTGTCTTTGCGGCAGCGGTTATTCTTCCTCCTGATTTTAAGAACGACGATTTGAACGACAGCAAGCAGTTGAGCGAGAAAAAGCGTTATGCCTTACGCCCGATCATCGAGCAGGAGGCGATAGCCTGGGCCGTAGGTATTGTCACACCTGAAGAAATAGATAAAATCAATATACTGAAAGCTTCTTTCCTGGCTATGCATCGGGCGATCGACCAGTTGAAAGTACGGCCGGAGCATCTCTTGATCGACGGTAACCGTTTTACCCCGTATCCTGAAATTAACCATACCACTGTTGTAAAAGGCGACGGCAAGTATTTGAGCATCGCCGCCGCTTCTATTCTGGCAAAGACCTATCGTGACGATTATATGGATGAGTTGGCTAAAGAATATCCCGATTACCACTGGACTGAAAACAAGGGGTATCCGACAAAGGCCCATCGCGAAGCAATCCGTGCGGTAGGTATTACTCCCTATCACCGGAAAACATTCACTTTACTGCCGGAACAATTGGAGTTGAAGTTCTGA
- a CDS encoding DUF5684 domain-containing protein, whose product MIGSIIQLALCILMLASMWKIFETFGQKGWACIIPFYNIIVMLRIVKWEPVKFWFFLIPIYNIYLSFLLYRDIAAKYGKGDNAYAIGLLLLPFIFFPLLAFKETPVEGVE is encoded by the coding sequence ATGATTGGATCTATTATTCAGCTGGCGTTATGTATACTAATGCTTGCCAGCATGTGGAAAATTTTCGAAACTTTCGGCCAGAAGGGATGGGCATGTATTATTCCGTTTTACAACATCATCGTAATGTTGCGTATCGTAAAATGGGAGCCTGTAAAATTCTGGTTTTTCCTGATCCCTATTTACAACATTTATCTTTCATTCTTGCTGTACAGGGATATTGCAGCAAAGTATGGAAAAGGTGACAATGCGTATGCAATAGGTTTGCTTTTGTTACCGTTCATTTTCTTCCCGTTATTGGCGTTCAAAGAAACTCCGGTGGAAGGTGTAGAGTAA
- a CDS encoding glycoside hydrolase 5 family protein, producing the protein MIKYWILILVALFALVHPSQAQLSEPLPFMAPFSPIAAKIVDYEMKDTVTAPAALIRLPNRKIAYMVRQNGRLAPFFLKAIETGYWDTRYEKETNYDSIFADMKEMGANTAYMMLHWEDIEPADNRFDYRFADEIVAAAQRQELKIGWVLFLHAQKERVPTLNPETAWTFHLDDRDSSNYTMQWVKRNGVLYSNIQDILTYGVRPLHVYGHKEVFYRIRKMLYNLAVHYKDDETVIGVQLGNEEGFSFLDESDFNPVTAELFEEWKLKTNKTDYAQFKKEAIDWWWQQFTSAYHEGDPYKILSFNLDAGQAEAGDPERVRMTGTSAATYADGNLDAIGTMFYKNWGYKAIAGIDHRYNDSYNYKLPILIPSEIGIGHFNTSVNFRHFVIHSLERAAQGFGVYCYGEVRKELPELKPVREDLTRMFEAISRNEDIIYGGLPGPGFVRCEVGIPGAQVSHLNVDGRETLAMVYFPEAKSFTNSELASMETLRIKLDCMARVSGTYKIQIYKNGESISDLSVPLQERESESVEIKDVRKEDILFISIREYSPLN; encoded by the coding sequence ATGATCAAATATTGGATATTGATTCTTGTCGCGTTATTTGCGTTGGTCCATCCGTCGCAGGCTCAGTTGAGTGAACCGTTGCCATTTATGGCTCCTTTTTCCCCGATAGCAGCGAAAATAGTAGACTATGAGATGAAAGATACGGTTACGGCTCCGGCAGCATTAATCCGCCTGCCGAACCGTAAAATTGCTTATATGGTCCGGCAGAACGGTCGGTTGGCTCCGTTTTTCCTGAAAGCGATAGAGACAGGGTATTGGGATACCCGTTATGAAAAAGAGACAAACTATGATTCTATCTTCGCTGATATGAAGGAGATGGGAGCTAATACCGCTTATATGATGTTGCATTGGGAAGATATCGAACCGGCGGATAACCGGTTTGACTACCGTTTTGCCGATGAAATTGTGGCAGCAGCTCAAAGGCAGGAATTGAAAATCGGTTGGGTATTGTTTTTACATGCACAAAAGGAGAGAGTACCGACCCTCAATCCCGAAACGGCCTGGACATTTCATCTGGACGACAGGGATTCTTCCAATTATACGATGCAATGGGTGAAACGGAATGGCGTACTTTATTCGAATATCCAGGATATACTGACCTACGGTGTCCGTCCGCTTCATGTATATGGTCATAAAGAGGTTTTTTACCGGATAAGGAAAATGCTTTATAATCTGGCTGTCCATTATAAAGATGATGAGACAGTTATCGGAGTACAACTGGGAAATGAGGAAGGTTTCAGTTTTCTGGATGAAAGTGATTTCAATCCGGTAACGGCTGAATTATTTGAAGAGTGGAAACTGAAAACCAACAAAACCGATTATGCACAGTTTAAAAAGGAAGCCATCGACTGGTGGTGGCAACAATTTACTTCCGCTTACCATGAAGGAGATCCGTATAAGATATTATCTTTTAACCTGGATGCCGGACAGGCAGAAGCCGGTGATCCGGAGCGTGTCCGAATGACGGGAACGAGTGCGGCGACTTATGCAGACGGAAATTTGGATGCGATCGGTACGATGTTTTATAAAAACTGGGGGTATAAAGCGATAGCTGGGATCGATCATCGCTATAATGATTCGTATAACTATAAACTGCCCATATTGATCCCATCTGAGATCGGTATAGGACATTTCAATACATCTGTCAATTTCCGTCATTTTGTAATTCATTCCCTGGAAAGGGCGGCACAAGGCTTTGGCGTTTATTGTTATGGGGAGGTAAGGAAAGAACTGCCTGAATTGAAGCCGGTCAGGGAAGATCTTACTCGGATGTTTGAAGCCATATCCCGGAATGAGGATATTATTTACGGCGGATTACCGGGACCGGGATTTGTTCGTTGTGAGGTCGGTATTCCGGGTGCACAGGTCAGCCATTTGAATGTGGATGGTCGGGAAACTTTGGCAATGGTTTATTTCCCGGAAGCAAAATCTTTTACGAATAGTGAATTAGCTTCTATGGAAACTCTGAGAATTAAGCTGGATTGTATGGCCAGGGTCTCGGGAACCTATAAAATTCAGATTTATAAGAATGGGGAGAGTATAAGTGATCTTTCTGTTCCGTTGCAGGAGAGAGAGTCAGAGTCGGTGGAAATAAAAGATGTGAGGAAAGAGGATATTCTTTTTATCTCGATTCGGGAATATTCTCCTCTGAACTAA